cttttttttaatgtattacctCTGTGCCTTCCGTCTGTAGATCTTAACAGGCATCTGCCTCGGACCTCAGGAGAGTAGAGCAGAAGCTCTAGCTGGGTATAAATTGCACATAACCATCTCCCCAACCTAGCTACATAAAGAGACCAGCCTTCTGTCCcgaaaatggccgatttaagatCCTCACCTCCGCTAGGTCTCTAGGTGATATAATTGGTCATGAGCTTGAGGAAGACAAAAGCACTGAAAATTCATAAAGGGACCCTGGGCATGGATTGCTGGGGTTGTGTTTAGAAACCGATGAGTTTGTGAGGCCTCCGGGAGGCTCCCGAGGGCGCGGGGACTACGTTTCCTAGGAGGCCTCGCGCGGACGCCCGGGCGGGGCTGTGCGAGGGGTGGGGCTGCGGGAGGCCCTGGAGCGCGGCAGTGATGGCGGGGCCGGTGAAGGACCGCGAGGCCTTCCAGAGGCTCAACTTCCTGTACCAGGTGAGTCTGCGACAAGGGCCCCACGGGGACGGTGCTCGGCGTCCCAGAGTGACTGCTCCCTTCCCGCAGGCCGCCCATTGTGTCCTTGCCCAGGACCCCGAGAACCAGGCGCTGGCGAGGTTTTACTGCTACACTGAGAGGACCATTGCGAAGCGGCTCGTCTTGCGGCGGTGAGACAGCCACGGGgtgggcggcgggcggcgggcgggacGCGGGAGGAACGCGAGAGGGAGCGCGGGCGCCAGACCACTATCCTCCTCCGCCCCCAGGGATCCCTCGGTGAAGAGGACTCTCTGTCGAGGCTGCTCTTCCCTCCTCGTCCCAGGCCTCACCTGCACCCAGCGCCAGAGACGTGAGTGCTCCAACGGAGGTGG
This DNA window, taken from Pan paniscus chromosome 5, NHGRI_mPanPan1-v2.0_pri, whole genome shotgun sequence, encodes the following:
- the RPP21 gene encoding ribonuclease P protein subunit p21 isoform X1; this encodes MAGPVKDREAFQRLNFLYQVSLRQGPHGDGARRPRVTAPFPQAAHCVLAQDPENQALARFYCYTERTIAKRLVLRRDPSVKRTLCRGCSSLLVPGLTCTQRQRRCRGQRWTVQTCLTCQRSQRFLNDPGHLLWGDRPEAQLGSQADSKPLQPLPNTAHSISDRLPEEKMQTQGSSNQ
- the RPP21 gene encoding ribonuclease P protein subunit p21 isoform X2, whose protein sequence is MAGPVKDREAFQRLNFLYQAAHCVLAQDPENQALARFYCYTERTIAKRLVLRRPLSSSAPRDPSVKRTLCRGCSSLLVPGLTCTQRQRRCRGQRWTVQTCLTCQRSQRFLNDPGHLLWGDRPEAQLGSQADSKPLQPLPNTAHSISDRLPEEKMQTQGSSNQ
- the RPP21 gene encoding ribonuclease P protein subunit p21 isoform X4 — encoded protein: MAGPVKDREAFQRLNFLYQAAHCVLAQDPENQALARFYCYTERTIAKRLVLRRPLSSSAPRDPSVKRTLCRGCSSLLVPGLTCTQRQRRCRGQRWTVQTCLTCQRSQRFLNDPGHLLWGDRPEAQLGSQAGERFQTTTTLAKHSPLHFRPPS
- the RPP21 gene encoding ribonuclease P protein subunit p21 isoform X5, with the translated sequence MAGPVKDREAFQRLNFLYQAAHCVLAQDPENQALARFYCYTERTIAKRLVLRRDPSVKRTLCRGCSSLLVPGLTCTQRQRRCRGQRWTVQTCLTCQRSQRFLNDPGHLLWGDRPEAQLGSQAGERFQTTTTLAKHSPLHFRPPS
- the RPP21 gene encoding ribonuclease P protein subunit p21 isoform X3 — its product is MAGPVKDREAFQRLNFLYQAAHCVLAQDPENQALARFYCYTERTIAKRLVLRRDPSVKRTLCRGCSSLLVPGLTCTQRQRRCRGQRWTVQTCLTCQRSQRFLNDPGHLLWGDRPEAQLGSQADSKPLQPLPNTAHSISDRLPEEKMQTQGSSNQ